The genomic interval AGGAAGAGCAGATGGAAATGATGGCTGAGCTCGAAGATATGGGCGAAGAAGAAGCAGCCGGTCAGCAGCAGGAGATGCAGCAGGACCTGGAAATGCTCCAGCAGGACCTGATGGAATCGGCCATGGACGAAGCTGCTGAGGATATCGACGAAGTCGCTCAGGATCTGGGCTATGAGGTTGTTCTCGATCAGGAAGGCGTAATTACCGGCGAGGACGAGCTGAATCCTGAAAATATCACCGAAGACGTAATGGACGAGCTCGATATAGAAGCCGAAATGCCGGATGAGATGGAGATGCAGCAGTAAACAAAAAATATGGAATGACCTGCCGACTTCAACCATAATAGAATAAAAAGCAGAATTTTTTGGGCCCGGTTTGCGCCGGGCCTTTTGATATTTCTTAAAAATTTTATCTCAACTGTTCATTCGATGCTAACGCAGGCCCTTGTCAGAGAGAGTTGAAAGTTTTATAATAGTTGCATATCGGCGCACCGCGGGTAAGCCCCAGAAAGATTGGCGACCGGGGAGGAGGGAATAACATGGAGGAGCTGCTCACGCTGGTCAGCAGTCACGGCTTCCCCATGGTGATGTCGGTCTATCTGCTGGTCCGCTTTGAACAACTGATCCGTGGACTCAAGGAGTCAGTGGATTCGCTCTCGCTTCTGGTGGCAGTTCAGAGTGAAAACCAGGCGGGAAAAACCACGGAAGGCGGACCGCCGTCCGACCGCGGCTGATCTCAAAAAGCTGGAGGTGACCCGGTATGAAAAAGGATGGTGATTGTCGCAGGATTAAAATTTTCAGAATAGTTGCAAAAATGGCCCTGAAGTTAACCACAATCCTGAAAGGAAAGGAGTGAAAGCGGTGAGCTACATCGTAAGCTGCACGGATTGCGGACACAGAAGTCTCATCGAAGCAGCCGGCCCGAAAGAAGTGGCAGCAGCAGCCTGTCCTATCTGCAGCCGGGGGGAGAGCCTCAAAGCTGAATATCGAGCTGAGGATATGCTGCCGACTCCCGAGGAGATAGCCAGGATGTTCAGCCTCGATAAAGGGGTTTAAGATATTTAATCCCGCGGCCGGTGCCGATCTTTAAAAACATTTTAAATCCGGCAGGCCCCGCGTCTGCCGCAAAAAACCAAAAAGGAGAGAAACCTAAATGCCAAAAGTAAACGGACCTCTTTTCTCGATGGAAGCTTCGGGCAAATTCGCCGACTCGCTTGTATTTTACAAATGGAATGGAATAAATGTCGCCCGCCGCCACGCAGTTCCCGGAGGCGACCCCACTCCTGAACAGGAAGCCATCAATGAGAAGTTTTCACAGGCTGTAAAACTTTACCGCCATCTCAATGCCGCCGACAGAAATGCCTGGAAAAAACGGGCTGCCGGCCGACCTCTTACCGGTTTTAACCTGTTCATGCAAAAAGCAATGCAGGCGATGACCGCCGAAGGCGAAAGCGATTTCAACCTGATCAGCGGAGTCGATATCATCCCGACAGATTCCGACAGCGTTGAGGTCAACCTGAGAGTTCATTATCCTGCTCTAATCAGGGCTCAGCTGGGTCTGGAAGGTGGAGCCTTCGTGGAAACCATCGAGATAGGTCCGGAGGAGTTTGAGGAAGAAAATTCTGAGGCTTCCTTCGTTATCGAAGATCTCGAGCCGGGTCAGAGCTATAGCCTGCGCCTGGTGCAGGAAGAACAACAGGCAGGTTCCGGGGAGGATCCCTACGAGGATATAATCATTGCCGGCGAAACTGGTGATTACAACTTCAGCACCGTTTAGAAAGGGGGATACAGATATGGCTCTGGTCAACGGTCCGCTTTTTTCTCTGCAGGCTTCGGGCAAATTCGCTGATGAGCTGATATTCTCGCAGTGGCGCGGACTCAATATCGTCAGAAAAAAGCCGCAGCCTCCCCGCCCGCAGCCCGCTGCTGAACTGACCCTTCAGCAGAAGAAATTCCGAAAAGCAGCCGAAGCTTACCGCCGCCTGAATCCTGCTGAAAAAAAGAAATGGCGGGAAAAAGCTGTCGGACGCCCCCTGACCGGCTACAACCTCTTTCTGAAAGATTATATTTCCGAAGAGGACGAGGCCGATAATGGAGATAAAACGGAAAAATTATGGCAGGATCCGCTGTCAGGCTATGTCTCAGCCGTCGAATTGATCGAGCAAAAACCGGAAAAAGTTACTCTGGGAATAGCCACCACAGCCAGTGAAGATATTCTGCTCGCCTGGGGAGAGGAAGGCAGCCCGGCGGCAGACTGGCAGATCCTGCCCGCCGAGACCGCTGAAGATGGCTATCTGGAGACAACAATTTCAGGTCTTTATCCAGACAGCAGCTTCTGGCTTAAGCTGGGCGGTGAGCTAATCGAAACAAAACCGCCTGCAGAAGCTGAGGTCGAGTTAAGCGGTGATAAGGAGTTAAAAGCTGATGAGGTCAGACTAATCATCGGCATAGTCGACAGCCTCGGCCGGGAGGCAGTAAACATCGAGCGGGTAACAGCCCATATTGAACTGCCCCGGGAATTTCAGGAGGAAGTCTCTCTCACTTTAACTTTTTCCGATTCCCGGCCGGATTGCCGTTACCGGATTTACGCTCTCTCGCTGGCAGGAGAAGCCGAACTGGAAAGACTGGCCGAAGGCGAAAAAAGTCCCCTGATAGTCGAAACAAGACCTGGAGACTGGGTGCTTGCGGGAACGGAGGTGGGGGAATGGCTTAATGGCCTTTCTGACAGCCTTGAAATACCCACAGCTGTATCCAGACCCCTGCTTTTTAACACCGACCAGGCCTAAAAAGACTGGCAGGATAAATATCAGCATATGAATAAATACAAACCCGCCGGCAGGTTGAATTCGTTCCCGGCGGGTTTTCCTTTTCTTTACTCCTCTCGCTGCCTCTGATATAATTGAAACGCACATCAAATATAGCAAATTTAACGGAAAGGATGATCAAATATGAGCGATAAAGAAAGCAAACTGGGTTCGAGCAGAATCGACTTCGACCGCCGGGAGATGCCTGTTTTGACCGGCCTCAAGCAGGAATGGAGTCAGAAAAAGCCTCTTGAGGGCAGCAAAATCTCCTGCTGTTTACATATCACCACAGAAACAGCCGTCCTGATGGAAACTCTGGCGGCCGGCGGCGCCGAAGTCAGGCTCTGTGCTTCCAATCCTCTCAGCACTCAGGACGATGTTGCTGCCTATCTCAACGAAAAAGGACTCACCACCTACGGCCAGCGCGGCGAATCTCAGGAGAGTTTTTACCGCAATATAGAGAAAACTCTTGAGCACGGACCTGATGTACTAATAGACGATGGCGGCGATATGACCACCACCTTTATGGAAGATCAGGGCCCCGATTATGAAGGTTTTTGCGGTGTCTGCGAGGAGACGACCACCGGTATCAACCGGCTGAAAGCGATGTCACAGGCCGGAGAACTGCCTTTTCCTGCCGTGGATGTAAACGGCAGTCAGATAAAACATCTTTTCGATAATTATTACGGCACCGGGCAATCGAGCATAACAGGAATTCTCAGAGCCACCAACCGCATGCTAGCAGGCCGGGATGTTGTGGTTGTTGGCTACGGCTTCTGCGGTGAAGGAGTAGCGCGGGATGCCGACGGCTTGGGAGCCAGGGTTCACGTCGTGGAAAGCGATCCTGTGCGGGCTTTAAGAGCCGGGATGGACGGATTTAACGCTGTCACCATGGATGAGGCCGCCGAAATCGGTGATATTTTCGTCACTGCCACCGGCAACAAGCACGTCATCGACGGCGAACACATAGCTGCCATGTCGGATGGGGCCATTCTGGCCAACGCCGGACATTTCAACGTGGAGATAAACCTGGACTGGGTAAGAGAGAATGCTGTAAATCAGAGCCGGGTGAACGAACACACGGTGGAGTTTGAGCTTGATACGGGCAAAAGCGTCCATGTAATAGCCGAAGGCCGGCTGGTCAACCTCTGCGCCGGCGAGGGTCATCCCGCCAGCGTTATGGACATGAGTTTTGCCGGACAGGCGCTCTCGGCCGAATGGCTGCTCAGCCAGGCCGGAGAACTGGATGCTGAAGTCCACTCAGTGCCCGAAGAGATAGATAAACGCATTGCCACCCTGAAGCTGAAAAGTCTGGGCATGGCCCATCAGCCCCTGACCGAAGAACAGATCGAATATATGAACAGCTGGCAGGAAGGTACTTAATCTTAAAACTGAAAAAATAAAATAGCAGGTTCGGGGAAAGTTTTTCCGGCATCATACAAATTGCCTCCCCTGAACCTGCCTTCTCTGTGGTTACTTCTCTGTGTTTAATATTTCTCTTAATTTAAAAATTCTCTTCTATAACTTCGATCGCCTGCCTTCCATTCTCGGCATAAGCTCCCTCAAGCCAGTCGGCCACGGTATCCAGATTGTCCTCTATCCATTCCTCTGCTATCTTTTCCATCTCACGGTCTTCCTGGTCGTATTCAAAAACCCATCTGCTCTGATGATCCGATTCAATCTGGAAATTCTCCAGAATTTGATAGAGCTGAGGAGCTCTCTCCTGAAGATCAGGATGAACCAGGTTTTCGATCACCGAACTGTCCTCTCCCCAGATATTTTTGGGATCATCGAGGTATTCAACATCTAAAAGCACGTTCATCCAGTGCGGCTGCCAGCCGGGAAAGATTATCCATTCCTCATCCTCTATTGCCTGTTCTGCTTCGGCCACGGTGGCGGGCCAGTCGGCATTGACTATTTCCCAGCCCTCCAGACCGTAAATATCCTCTTCTACAGCCCGGGTGAGAATTTCATCAGCACCCTCTCCGTGAGCACCAGCATGCAGAGTGTGATCAAATTTTTCAGCGTGTTCTGCTATATCGCTGTGACACTGCACACCCGCCTCATAAACGTATTCGGGCACAGCTGACATGTAAACGGCATCATCGAGCTGGGTGGAGATGACTTCATATCCTTCCTCATGACCTTCCCGCATACCTGCTTCTTCCGGCATCCAGGAGCCCAGATAAAAATCGATTTCCCCCTGAGACATTCCTTCATAGATCATCGGCTGACCCAGAAATTCCGTCTCAAAATCATAGCCGAGCGTTCCCAGCACCTGTCTTATAACTTCATTTTTCACCTGAATTCCAGGCCAGGAACCTTCAGCTATAACGTAAGTATCATCATACTCGGCCAGCTCTTCCGCCCCCGCCTGCAGTGAGATAAGAGGAAAGGTCAACGCCAGAATCACCACCAGCAGAGAAATCAAAAGATAATTATGAGTGCGCATATAAACTCCTCCTCAATATGGAAATAATAGATAAATTAAAATAAATATAGGATTAAACTGAACATATATCAGCTAATCAGCTCTCAATCTGTCACAGAGCTGCTTATTATTATAGAACAAATATTAAAGCAAATATCAAGGCTGAGACGGGGATTTAAACATGATTATAGAAGCTATTATATTGGCAAATTTAAGAAAAAAGCCATAAAAAAATTACCCCCTCCACCGGGAGGGAGTGAAATTTTTTCAGCATCTGTGTTCCGGTTATTTAATTGATTGCGCGCTTGCGCGCTGCTATGTTGAAATTAAGTGTTCGATGATTTCTCCGGTCTAATTTTTAGGAAAAGAAGGAACCTCGGACTTGTTTTCAGCGGCCGCCAGAATCTCGACCACCCTATTTACCTTATCGAAATCAAACTGGGTGAGATCTTCTCCTCTTTGGAGA from Halarsenatibacter silvermanii carries:
- a CDS encoding adenosylhomocysteinase: MSDKESKLGSSRIDFDRREMPVLTGLKQEWSQKKPLEGSKISCCLHITTETAVLMETLAAGGAEVRLCASNPLSTQDDVAAYLNEKGLTTYGQRGESQESFYRNIEKTLEHGPDVLIDDGGDMTTTFMEDQGPDYEGFCGVCEETTTGINRLKAMSQAGELPFPAVDVNGSQIKHLFDNYYGTGQSSITGILRATNRMLAGRDVVVVGYGFCGEGVARDADGLGARVHVVESDPVRALRAGMDGFNAVTMDEAAEIGDIFVTATGNKHVIDGEHIAAMSDGAILANAGHFNVEINLDWVRENAVNQSRVNEHTVEFELDTGKSVHVIAEGRLVNLCAGEGHPASVMDMSFAGQALSAEWLLSQAGELDAEVHSVPEEIDKRIATLKLKSLGMAHQPLTEEQIEYMNSWQEGT
- a CDS encoding glycine betaine ABC transporter substrate-binding protein, producing MRTHNYLLISLLVVILALTFPLISLQAGAEELAEYDDTYVIAEGSWPGIQVKNEVIRQVLGTLGYDFETEFLGQPMIYEGMSQGEIDFYLGSWMPEEAGMREGHEEGYEVISTQLDDAVYMSAVPEYVYEAGVQCHSDIAEHAEKFDHTLHAGAHGEGADEILTRAVEEDIYGLEGWEIVNADWPATVAEAEQAIEDEEWIIFPGWQPHWMNVLLDVEYLDDPKNIWGEDSSVIENLVHPDLQERAPQLYQILENFQIESDHQSRWVFEYDQEDREMEKIAEEWIEDNLDTVADWLEGAYAENGRQAIEVIEENF
- a CDS encoding YvrJ family protein, whose protein sequence is MEELLTLVSSHGFPMVMSVYLLVRFEQLIRGLKESVDSLSLLVAVQSENQAGKTTEGGPPSDRG
- a CDS encoding OmpH family outer membrane protein; translated protein: MIQPLRRLTIDIRKTLIAALIAIGLTASLGLGVQAQTAEADVATIDMQEVLMAHPAIQDAQQQLQEEQMEMMAELEDMGEEEAAGQQQEMQQDLEMLQQDLMESAMDEAAEDIDEVAQDLGYEVVLDQEGVITGEDELNPENITEDVMDELDIEAEMPDEMEMQQ